The following proteins are co-located in the Schistocerca nitens isolate TAMUIC-IGC-003100 chromosome 2, iqSchNite1.1, whole genome shotgun sequence genome:
- the LOC126234868 gene encoding uncharacterized protein LOC126234868: protein MARKLTGCILNIPIDHAPYSHALDTQVEISRLLLEIATNKILLTHSEAVNFQCDMEEMLHGRLSPVATAGLLTMGQLRPDMQQPCAPSLFELPGQPSVLLLLLLLLMIQPSLLTDSDVAHFECNMEGDEVLAELKQ from the exons ATGGCTCGCAAATTAACTGGATGCATCTTAAATATACCCATTGATCATGCGCCCTACTCCC ATGCACTTGATACACAGGTCGAGATCAGCCGACTACTGTTGGAAATAGCGACCAATAAGATCCTTCTGACTCATTCAGAGGCTGTTAATTTTCAAT GTGATATGGAGGAGATGCTGCATGGTAGACTTTCACCTGTAGCAACAGCAGGCCTGTTGACGATGGGGCAGCTGCGGCCAGACATGCAGCAGCCCTGTGCGCCATCTCTGTTCGAGCTGCCTGGTCAGCCGTcagtgttattgttgttgctgctgctgctgatgatacaGCCTAGCCTGTTGACTGATTCAGATGTTGCTCATTTTGAAT GCAAtatggaaggagacgaggtactggcagaattgaagcagtga